The genomic region CCAGCACCCGAGCCACGGCGCCCTGGCTCCACGACAGCAGGATGAACAACGCCGCGAACACCGGCGCCAGCAGCCCGTTGTGCAGCAGCGGGAAGGGCAGCACGGTGCTCCCCGCGAGTGCCGCGATGACTCCCGCGCACACCACCGCCAGGGCCACCGGATGCGAGCGCCGCGACTCTCCGGACCGCAGCAGGAAGAAGCGCGCCGCGAGGATGCCCAGGATGAACTCCGGCAGCCGCGCCAGCGGGTTGAAGCGCAGCGCCAGCATCCACGGGCCGGAGTTGTACGCGGACGCCGTGCCTCCGGTGTGGTCCGGATCCACCGTCATGTAGAGCGCCGGGAACACCATCGCGGCGCCGTACGTCACCGCCGCGCCCACCGCGAGCGCCCTTGGCCCCAGCAGGCCCAGCCTCCCGGCCAGGAAGGGGAACGCCGCGTAGAAGAACGCCTCCACCGCCAGAGACCAGCCCGAGCCGTTCCACGCCATCGCCGTCCAAGGCGTCCAGCTCTGGAGCAGCAGCGGCGTGACCACCAGTGCCTCGGCGTGCTGCAGCCCCCTCGATGGGTCCACCGCCCACGTATCACGCAGCCCCTTGAGGTATGCGGGAGCGTCGAGCGCCAGGCCCAACGCATAGACGGGATAGATGCGCGCGAAGCGGGCCACCCAGAACGCCTTGCGCGCCGCGTACGTGCCCGGCGGCTGCTCCAGGTAGTTGTAGCCAAGGATGAAGCCCGACAGGACGAAGAAGAGGCCGAGGCTCACGTACCCGCTGTCGAGCAGCCCGTGCAGTCCCGGCGGCGCCTCCGTGCCGGAGAAGACCAGGTGATACACGTGGTAGGCGACGACGTGCGCGGTCGCGAGGAACCGCAGCCCGGTGAGTGCATGCAGTTGCTGCAGGGAAGAAACCATGAGGGCCGCGAGTCTCGCAGCCCCGAGAGCGCTCCTCAATCAGCCCGGGTGCAATGGACCTGACCGGCAGCTGAGTAGACTCACGGCGCGAGTCAGGTCACCAGAAGTGTTTCAACCCCACCCACGGTCGGAAGTCCTTCGCAATGACACGCATCGGATGCGCTCCGCGATGACCCGGGACGGCAGGAATTGAGGCGCCGAAAAAGCGGGGCCACCAAGCAGGTCCGCCCACCGAGCGCGCAGCTCAGAAACCTGTCCGACAGTCGGACAGGCTCAAACCACACGAAGCCGAGGTCACGCGCTTGGTGGAGCTCGGAAGCAGCTCCCGACGTCATGCGTGCGCGGGCGAAGAAAGCAGGTTCACGGACAGGGTCCC from Corallococcus exiguus harbors:
- a CDS encoding acyltransferase family protein, producing MVSSLQQLHALTGLRFLATAHVVAYHVYHLVFSGTEAPPGLHGLLDSGYVSLGLFFVLSGFILGYNYLEQPPGTYAARKAFWVARFARIYPVYALGLALDAPAYLKGLRDTWAVDPSRGLQHAEALVVTPLLLQSWTPWTAMAWNGSGWSLAVEAFFYAAFPFLAGRLGLLGPRALAVGAAVTYGAAMVFPALYMTVDPDHTGGTASAYNSGPWMLALRFNPLARLPEFILGILAARFFLLRSGESRRSHPVALAVVCAGVIAALAGSTVLPFPLLHNGLLAPVFAALFILLSWSQGAVARVLASRPLRLLGEASYALFLLHMPVLFAWKAVLKRLGESPTAAWAVVAFVVGSIGLSLLVHERVEKPARAWIRDRWARRGTEQSAAGL